A stretch of DNA from Planctomycetia bacterium:
GAAAACTGCAGCGGGAGATCCTTGGGAAGCGACCGCCATTCAGCCACCTGCCGACTGGACGCCACAATAGACTCAAGTGCATTGATCGCATTTTTGAAGTTCTTACTGACACCGTTAACGGTTTTCTGGCGATGTCGAAAAAACTCTTCTGCTGCTTGTCGGGTTAGCCAAGCGCGCCCACTGAAGTCTTTTAGACTCTTCAGCAGCAATTCGCGGTTCTCATTGTTGTGCCGGTATAAGTCGAGTAGCACATTTGTGTCCACGGTTAGGAACGCAGACTTCCAGATTTGCTTGTACTCTTCTTCCATCGGAGGAAAGTACCACGGAAATGCGCCCTTCATGATTTCCACCCACGATTGTGCTCGCGACGCTCCAACTCACTACACAAAGATACCAACGCATCCCACGAAAACCAACCAATTAACGGCCGTCAACCAGCTTGCGCCAATCATTTTCTACTTGCTATTCCCGGGATTGCCGATACAAATGAAAGCGGCCGACGGGAGTGGTGGTACACTTCCGCCGGCCTAACCAACTTCGCAGTGTGACCTGCAAAATGGGCTTCTCAAATCTTAATGCGTTGCTTGCGTTTCGTCGTGGCCATCTCGGCCGCACCCAGCTTGCTGGCACCCTGCGCTCCTTTTCATGGAGTGCACAATGTCTCGTAAACCCGCTGGCACATTGATCGAGGGAAGCGAATCCCAACCCCGCCGGTTCTTGGCCCTGCTGCCAGGGTCGGAGCGATTTGTCGACAAAATGCCGAAGTCGTACGTCGACGTTCCCTCGGAATGGGACTCGGCAGGAGATCGAGCCGAGGGCGAATTCGCGGGGAGTTCTCTGGACCTGACGACGCGCGAAGATGCGTTCAAGCAAGTCGCGGAATTCAACCGCAAGAGTCTCAAGGTCGCTTCGGGCGTTACGGCCCACTGGGGCATCGTCATCGAAGTCGGCAGCGCCCGGGTGAACCCTTGGCCGCACGTGTACTTTGTCGTCGAAGTAACCCGCGACGGATCGAACCGTCGGCAACTACGGCAGGAATTCGTCACGGACGTGAAGATCGTTCGTCCGACCGCCGAAGAGCGTGCCCAGTACGCCATCCCCGCGGGCGAGCTCGTCGGCGCCGTCGCGTAGTTTCCACCGTCCACCCCGCCGGCCCCACCTCGTTAGCGCCCGTGGCGCGTGGCGGGAGTCGGCGGGATTTCTCACAAGGAGCAGCAATCATGCGAGCCTGGGTATTTCAGGACAGCCGCCAGAAGCGAAAAGTCGGCAAAGTCACCGCTTGGTCGGTCGGCTGGTACGATCCCGACGGCCACCGATGTTCGAAGCGCATCGGCACGCGCAGTCAAGCCGAAAACGAAGCTCGGAAAATCGAGGGTCAAATTGCCTCGAGCAACTACCAGGCGCCGCTGCGGGCGACGTGGACCGAGTTCATGGTCGATTACGAGGCGAAGATTCTGGCCAGTGCTGAACCGTCAACTCGCGAAAGCACGCTGATCGCGATCAACCACTTTGAGCGGATCGTGAAGCCGATCAAGATGAGCAGCTTGAAGTCCAAGACGTTCGCGGACTACGTCGCAGCACGCCGGGCCGATCCCCGGAACCTGAAGTCGAAAACTCCCGACGTCGGCCCCCGCATTTCGCCGGCAACGGTGAACAAGGAACTGCGGGCGCTCCGTGCGATCATAAAGCGGGCACACCGCTGGGGCTACCTCGCGACAGAGCCGGAGATTGAATTCCTCCGCGAGCCGGGGAAGCATCCAACGTACGTGACACCGGAGGACTTCACGGCCCTCTATCAGTCGTGTGACGCGGCGAGGCGGCCGGCAGAAGGGAATATCACCGCCGGCGGCGTGGTGGCGAGCCCTGCTCATCACGGCCTATATGACCGGCTGGCGAATCGGCCAAATCCTCGCCCTGCGGTGGGAAGACGTCGACCTGGAAAATGGCACGGCGCTTTCCCGTGCAGCCGACAACAAGGGCAAGCGGGACATGCTGATCCAACTGCACGATCTAGCCCTCGATCACCTGCAGACCGTGCGCTCGTTTCACGTCAGCGTTTTCCCGCTGGAGGTCGACCGGCGATCGCTCTACACGGAATTCGAACTCATCCAGAAGGCCGCCGGGGTGAAGCCGCACGGAAAGCAATTCTATGGCTTCCACGACCTTCGGCGGGCGTTCGCGACGATGAATGCGGATCGAATGAGCGGCGACGCGCTCCAGGCGCTGATGCAGCATAAGGACTATCAGACGACCCAACGCTACATCAACATGGCGCGGCAGTTGAAGCCGGCAGTGGCGGAACTGTTCGAGCCTGCCCTCGACCGGTCGGCTATCGTCTGATCCGCCGATCATGGCGCAAGAGAATATGAAATCCTAGCCTTAATTCAGGCCATTCTTTTGCGATGATCGTAAGCACGCCTTCCCAAAGCGTTCCGCGGATGGCCCCTCGACCGGAGTAGACACATGTCTGAATAGCGACCACCTTCGGAGCCTCTGCCGTCCAATCTTCATAAGAGAAGCTCTCATCGTGCAATTTCCAAATGCTACAACCGCTGATGCCCTCGAGGGTTTCTGGCAGTGAAAACGAATTGCCGACCGCAGGCTGAGTCGTCTCGCGCGAAAACCTCAACAGCATGTGAAAGCGATCGTCGTATCGCTCAAAATTACGTCTTCCATCATAGGGGATGGTAATAAGAGAAATCGGTGCTTGCTCAATCGTGCGGGGTTGTTCGGATGAAGTATTCGACCACGCCGAAGGGTAGCCAAAAACCAAGAAACGGCCCTTCGAAATATCCGCGTCGAATTGAAGGTCCGTCTGATTTAGGAACTGCTTTTTGCCGATCTTCTCGACGGTGTCAGCGACCAGGTTCCACACCGCGATATCGTAAGGATCCTCTGACCCAAGATCGGATTGAAACTCGGTAGTGTAAGCCGCCCCTGCTACTTTGAGGGGCACCAGGGCCTCATTCTCTGGTGCCAAAAGCAGAGGTACTTGCGCCTTCATCGCATCAGTCAACACGTGTGCCGCCGTGACGAGAAAAAACTCGCCACCGAAGCGAAACAGAGTACCGGTCCCGTGCTGCTTCGGTTGGCCACCTTGATATGCCAAGATGGCGATGGTGGATTGGCGAGCCCGCAGGCTAACCACGTCAAGAAGCGTGTTCTCGTCCAGGGGCATTCAAATCCCCAAGTGAGTGTTTATTGAGTGCTGAGCATCAGCATGCCAGAAGCTTGCAGCGACCATATCGCCGCAACCTATTACCACACAAAAACTA
This window harbors:
- a CDS encoding tyrosine-type recombinase/integrase; translation: MTRRGGRQKGISPPAAWWRALLITAYMTGWRIGQILALRWEDVDLENGTALSRAADNKGKRDMLIQLHDLALDHLQTVRSFHVSVFPLEVDRRSLYTEFELIQKAAGVKPHGKQFYGFHDLRRAFATMNADRMSGDALQALMQHKDYQTTQRYINMARQLKPAVAELFEPALDRSAIV